The Lewinellaceae bacterium nucleotide sequence TTCTGCATAGACCTCATCGTCTATTCACGACAAAAAAATCAAGACGGCCCCTATTCTTCCCCTCTGGAAGCCGCCAAAGGATCAGGCAGGCGGAGCACACGGAGCGCCTCTTTAATCATCATATCCCGTTCAAACAAAATACTGTAAAACCCTTCTTCTTTAAACAACTGCCGTGCTATCTGAGCCTTAAGTCTGTTTTTGATATCCTCTTTACAATGAGCGAGGGACGTATCGTCAATCGGGGTACCATCTTCTTTTACAAAAGATACATAATTGTTGAACAAGGCATCACTTATCTGGAAATCTTTTTTGAAAGTTTTTAAGGTATATTCAGAAAGATCAATTCCCGGGTTTTCCATATAACGATACACAAACCGATTGAGCTCCTGCCGCAAAGCAGCATAAGTATCTGAATAAAGAGAAGTATCCAATGGCACATAAACATCCGGAATAATCCCGCCGCCGCCATAAACCACGTGTCCGTTGCTCGTGTGATATTGGGTGGAATCAGACACTATGATGTGGGATACGTCCGACAATTCCCCTGATTCCATCCGATCGATAAAATCATGGGCATAACCTTCCTTATCATCATAGGGCTTCTGGATAGATCGTCCGGAGGGGGTATAATACCTGGCCACGGTCAACCGGAGGGCAGAACCGTCTGATAATTCATATTGTTCCTGCACCAGTCCCTTGCCAAAAGAACGCCGCCCCACAATGATGCCACGATCCCGATCCTGAATGGCCCCCGCAACAATTTCACTGGCCGAAGCAGACCCTTCATCGATCAATACGACAATATTGTTGATGTCATAAAACGGCATGCCCGAGGTATTGTATTCATTTTTGCCTGTCTTGCGACCTTCTGTAAAGACGAGCAGCGCCTGTTTATCCTTGAACAACTGGCTCAATATCCTGGTGGCCTGCTGGAGATAACCTCCCGGATTGCCCCTAAGGTCGATCACCAGGTCTTTCATTTTATGCTCTTCGATCAGCGGTTCCATAGCTTTCATGAATTCCTCATACGTTTTGGCGCTGAACCTGCTGAGCCTGATGTAACCGGTTTTGTCATCCAGCATCATGGCCACATCCACACTGTTCATCGGAATAGCATCCCTGGTAATGGTAAAATTCATGATATCTTTCTGGTGACCTCTCAATACGCCTACTTTAACCTGGGTACCTTTTTCTCCACGCAGCATCCCCGTGATTTGCCTCACATTTTTGTCCTTACCAGCCACGATTGAATCTTCTATCGTTACAATCTTGTCTCCCGCCAGAATTCCTGCGGTTTCTGAAGGTCCACCAGCCAGCGGTGAAACCACCAGCAAAGTATCATCCAAAATAAAAAACTCAACCCCGATACCGTCGAAATCTCCATCCAGTTGATCGTTGACTTCCTGCAATTCTTTGGCAGGAATATAACTAGAATGGGGATCGAGCTGGTCAATAATGCTTTGAATGGCGATGTCTGTCAATTTGTCTTTATCCACCTCATCCACATAACGGGCTTCAATGTACCGGATCAATTCTTCAACACGACCGGAACTCCCGCCAAGCGATTGTCCGGCCTCATCATTATTCAACACCATAACCGGACTGGGGCGCTGTAATCTCAATCCAATCAGCAATCCTCCCACCAAAGCTGCTGCCAATAATAGTGGCATCCATATTTTGAGTCCCCGGTTGTTGTCGTTTCCTGATAACTTTTCCATCTGTATTTTTTATTAATAAGCGCGGAAAGATACAAACTTCCTTTTATTAAATCCCAATGTAACAACTCATTAACGATTTCAAACAAATTTAGATTGACCAAACCTGCCTTAAATTTTAAAAGCTTGGAATAATTGATTTAAAAACTTACAGCCCCCTTTTAAAATCAATTAACAAAAGAAGAAAAACATCAAAAAAAATAATGTTTGCTGTCAAAATATTAAAAAAAAGAAAACAAAAAACTACTTTTGATTAATTTTTTTTAAAATCCCTCTCAAACCTCAAACTTCAGCAACTGTTATGCAAAAAGAAAAAATTCTGGACGATCTGGATAAAAAAATTTTGTCTATCCTCATGGAAAACGCCAAAAAAGCCTATAGCGAAATCGGCCAACAGCTTTTCGTATCGGGGGGCACCATTCATGTCAGGATGAAGAAAATGGAGGAATTAGGGCTGGTGAAAGGGTACAACCTCGTGATCGATCACAATAAACTGGGATATGATATTGTAGCTTTTCTTGGTATTTATCTGGATAAAAGTTCTCTTTTTGACCAGGTTTCCAATGAATTGAAAAAAATACCCGAAGTGGTGGGCGCTCATTACACTACCGGGCAATATGGTATTTTCGCCAAGATCATTTGCCGCGACACCAATCACCTCAAGGATCTTTTGCATGACAAAATTCAAAAAATAAACGGCATTCAACGTACGGAAACCTTTATTTCACTGGAAGAATCCATCGACAGGCCCATTCAACTGATCGAAGAGGATGAGTAACCCCGGTTCTCCTTAAAAGTCTTTAAAAAAATTCACCCCTTCTCAAAAAAGCATCGACCCGTTATGGCAAAAAATCCTTACGATCCGGATAATCCGAAAACCAAAAAGCAACTAAAAGAGCTTAGAACCCCATGGAAATTATGGCTCTATTTCTTCAAACACCTGCCTTCTGTCCTGTTCTTTGGGGTCAGGTTAAAATCACTGACCCCCTATAAAACAGAGGTCACTGTTCCATTTAAATGGCGAACCCAGAATCCCTTCCGCTCCATTTATGCCGGTGCACAATTTGCAGCAGCCGAGTTGTCCGCCGGACTTATGGCCGGACACATCATTTATGGAAGAGGCCCAATGGCCATGCTTATCACTAAGGTGGAAATAGAATACATTAAAAAAGCAACCGGGCTGACGACCTTTACCTGTGAGGAAGGTCAGAAAATATTAGATGCCGTCCAAAGGACTATTGACAGCAATGCACCACAGGAGGTAACCGTTTTGACCACCGGAACACAACTCGACGGGCAGGTCGTTTCCCGAATGAAATTCACCTGGTCGTTTAAGGTGAGAGCCTAAAATCCCAGCGCAAATTAGTCCTTATTCCCTGAAAATTAATAAAACCAGGCCTGTTTACCGGAAAAGTAATGGTGATTCCCGGCAGTTATTTTAAGCCCCGTGATTCACATATTTTTCGTGTAAAGTCTCAATATCCGTATGCTTATCCCGCTGATGGATATGCTGGTGAAAAAAAGTCAGTTTGTTAAAAATAGCCAGTGCTTCCATCAATTCGTGTTTCTTTAGATCCCCGATAATGATCTCGGAAACCTTATGCATATCATTAAAAGCCATAAAAACCTCCCGTTGCCCCTTAACCGTTAGGGATACCCGCTTGGCACGCCGATCGTGCTCATCGGGATATTCATAGATCAGCCCGTTTTTTACAAGTCGTTTAATGATTTCACTGCCGCTGGACATTTCGAGCAAATGCTCGTTAATGAGTTCATTTTTTAGTAAACTGTGATCCCTGAGTAAGGTGGCCAAAAAGCCAAATTCGTCAATGGTTTTAAAGGCCGTTTGGGTAAAAGCCTTTTTTAGGTAATGTTTGGCAAATCGGTACAAACCGGTGAGTAAGGTCGAAAATTCAACTTCAGGATAAGTTTTGAAGTTTCTGAAATCCTGCTGATCGAATGTTTTTTCCGGCTCCCTTGGTGCTTCGGGCTCCATCACTTTGCCCCTCAAAAAAATCGAAAACGCCTTTATCCCGCCTTGCTTCCCCTCCTTTTCATATTCCTCCACATAATCCAGAAGCTCTTTGATCAATTTGGTTTGTTCCGACATCGTTATATTTTTTTTGAAAATTTAATACAAAAATATAGTATTTATTACAAAAACGCATTACTTTTGTCTAACAATTTAAATAAAAAGTTAAACAATGTTAATAATAAATATAATGAGCATCATGAAAAGATCATTCATTTTAACTTTTTCGGTCTTATTTTTTTCAACGATGGCTTTTTCCCAAAATGGAAGAGTCTCCGGAAAAATCACGGACTCGAACAACAATGAGCCCATTGCTTTTGCCAATATCCTGGTAGAAGGCACCGATTTAGGAACGACTACTGATCTCGACGGAAACTTTTCCCTCACCGAACTTGATCCTGGATTTATCAACCTAAAAGTCACCTACATCGGTTATAATACAAAAATCAGCCAGGATATTATGGTGAGTAATAATAACTCCCCTTTTATTGAGATCAAACTGGAACCTGCCCAGGAAGTCCTCGATGAGGTGGTGGTCACTGTCGACCGGTTTCAAAAACGGGATGAAGCGCCCATTGCCATGCAAAGTATAGGTATCAAGGAAATTGAAAGCAATCCCGGCAGTAACCGGGACATTTCGAGGGTGATACAATCTTTCCCGGGAGTGGGATCTACCCCTGCTTTCCGAAATGACGTACTCATCAGGGGCGGCGGCCCGAGTGAAAACCGTTTTTTCCTCGATGGCATTGAAATCCCGGTATTGAACCATTTTTCCACGCAGGGCGCTTCAGGTGGCCCTGTCGGCATTATCAATGCCGATTTTATTCAATCCGTCGATTTTTATTCCGGTTCTTTCCCTGCCGCCAAATACAATGCCCTGAGCGGGGTTTTCGATTTCACCCAAAAAGAAGGAAGCAAGGACAAAACAAATATTCAGGCTACCCTGGGAGCCAGCGAAGCCGCTTTCACACTAGATGGCCCGGTAGGAGATAAAACCAGTTATATTTTTTCTGTGAGGAAGTCATACCTGCAATTCCTTTTTGCGGCACTGGAACTTCCGTTTCTCCCTACCTTCAATGATTACCAGCTAAAAGTAAAAACCAATTTTGACCAGAAAAACCAGTTGACCATCATCAGTTTAGGTTCACTGGATCACCTTGAACTCAATAAAAATATCGAGAACCCGGATGTGTCACAAGAATTCATTTTGACACAAATCCCGATCAATAACCAGTGGAGTTATACCATTGGAGCAAACTACAAACACTTTTTTAACAATGGATTTCACAGCTTTGTCGTGAGCCGGAATATGCTTAACAATGAATTTTATAAATACCCTGATAATGACGAAAGTCGCGACAGGAGCTTTGACTACAATTCCCAGGAAATTGAGAACAAACTGAGGTATGAATTGACCGTTAAGCATAATGATATTAGATACAACATCGGGGCCAATCTTGAAAAGGCCAAATACTTCAATACAACCGCCCAGCAATTGATCGTAAACGACTCACTTACCCGTTTCGATTACAATTCATCTTTTGAAATGATTAAATACGGTATTTCCGGCCAGGCATCCAAACGATTCTTTGACAGCCGATTCCTGGTTTCACTGGGTGTCAGGATGGATGCCAACAATTACAATGACAACATGGCCAACTTGCTGAACCAGTTTTCACCCCGGTTGGCACTCTCCTATTCCCTGACCGAAAAAACTACGATCAATGCGGGAGTAGGCAGATATTTTCAGCAACCGGCTTACACCACACTTGGCATTCGAAACAATGAAGACCAGCTAGACAACCAGGCAACGGCAAAATACATTGGCGCCAATCATTACAACCTTGGCATGGAATACCGTTTTTCCAAGGCTGCCTTTATTTCTGTTGAGGGCTTTTATAAGGATTATTTTCAATACCCGATTGATTTGATCAGCGGAGCCAGCCTGGCCAACCAGGGAGCGGACTACAGCAGCATTGCCGGAGCTACGCCCGCCATTTTCAACGGAACAGGAAAGGCGGTGGGTTTTGAAATATTAAACCGGGTCAACCTCAAAACTTTCTCTTTAATCGCTTCCTACACCTACTTCATAAGCCAGTTTACGGATATTAACGACAACCTGATCGCCTCCTCCTGGGATAGTAGGCATTTACTTACCCTTACCGGCACGAAAGACTTAAAAAAGAACTGGAGACTTGGCTTCAAGTGGCGTTTTGTGGGAGGGCTACCTTTTACCCCTTACGATCTGGAAACTTCGGCAAACATTCAGGCATGGAATGCAAGAGGACAAGCCTACCCTGATTTTAAACGGTTGAATTCAGAAAGAATTGATCCTTTTCACCAGCTTGATCTCAGGGTGGACAAAAATTTCTTCTTCAAAAAATGGTCATTCATGCTGTATTTTGACCTGCAAAATGTTTACAATTTTAAAAGTACCGGTCAGGATTACATCATCAGGGAGAAAAACCCGGATGGCACTTATCTGACCACTAATAATGGTACTCAATATGTTTTAAAAGCCGTACCCAACAAATCCGGAACCATTTTACCTACTTTGGGACTGATGTTTAAGTTTTAACCTATTACGCGTTTTTTAATGCCGTGGCTGCTTTTTCCAGCAGCCACTCCCGATCGGCAAGCAAGGTGGTGTTTTTGATCTTCTCTTCGATCTGCTGGACCTTGCCGCGAATGATGAGAAAAAGGAGATCACAGAAATTGAGGCATGTTTTCCTGATGGATTCCGATATTTTTTTGTTTCGCTTAAGAAACATTACAAAGGAACTCATCAGGGAAAGCAATGCCTCTTTTTCGTTGAGCTCGTAATAGATCTTTGAAAGCATGATCCTCGACCCCAGATGATAACTCAGGTCGGAGAATTCTACTTTGAACAATAAGGACAGGGCTTTGTCAAAATCCTTTTTATAGCAATACAACTCGGCCAGGTTGTATTGCATGGCATTTTCCTGAAATTCAGGTACCAAATGATACTTATGTTCCTCAATGAAATGCTCGATCCATTCGTATCGCTCCAGCCGGAGTGCCAGTTTGACCACATTCCCAAAGGTCCAGGGCGACAAAAAACCGTTTTCCATCAGGATCTTTTCCCGGATGCCTTTCACATAAAAATGAAGAGCCGTTTCAATGTACTGATCTTCTCCCTTCCTCATTTTACGGGCACAGTAATTGATGGCATATAAAAGTAATTCCTTGGAATCATCCTTCGAAATGCCAGAAATTTCTGCATCCAGCAATTCTTTCAGTTTTTCAAAATAGGCTGGTTCCCCTTCATTTTCCAGGGAAAGAAACACCATGGCATACATTTTTATTATTTTTTCCCCCCAATAATGATTCGCTATCAGCCAATCCATCCAGTTTTCAGGAAGATCCAGTTGGTACGCACCTTTCAGCAGTGACTGCCTGTCCAGCATTCCGCAGGCATACTTTAATTTTTTGAGGACAAAATAACGATTCAGGAAATCCGATCCGTGCTGAATATTATCATCAAACTGACGCAGTTGCTGCCGGGAAAAATGTTTTTGCTCCAGGTCGGCTATTTTCATTTTTTCATAAAAATGTTCGAGCCCAATTTCAAGATCATTATCAAGATCAACTGATATCCTGTTTCTCGTTTGAACGTAATGTTTTTCGAGATTTCTTTCTATGAACTCATCCAAAAGCAAGAGATCAGCTTCATGGGCCTCCTCCTCAATTTTCCGAACCATTAAAAACTTATACCCAAGTTTCAACAGAGCACTCAGCAGATAACGGATTTGTTTATCGTCAAATACCTTATCGGGATATAATGTTTTAAATACTTTTTGCTTGGAGAAACGCTCCGAATTAAATTCAGGATATTCTTTTTTAATAATTTCAAACACCTTCACCAGCGCTTCATTCTTATTAAAAAAAGGAGAAACCACAAAGGATTCAAAGGCCAAAAGCTCCTTTTGGGAAAATGTTTTGATTAATGTTATTATTTTACTGTTTACCATCGGTCAAAATTATTATTATTTTCGACAAATCAATACAAACATATTATAATTATTTAAATTTAAAATACAGGAAAATTAAACGTAAATATCATTTAACATCGTTAATCGCACTCAACATATTTTCATTTGACCTTAATTTTAGCGCGGCGAGGAAGCTGAAATATTATCCCTAACCTCAGATATTATGAAGGGTCAAAAAAAACCAAAAACCTTTATTAATCTATGTTTTGGCATTTTTTTCACAAAAGAACCGAGCCAGTTAAGCGTTCCTTAAAATTTAAATTATCAATAAAAATAGTGAAATTTATTTTTTCAAAAACCATTATAAATTTTAAAATTCAGCCTTGTTTTTTTGCTAACCGGAATAAAGTATTTTAAATATTAATAAATTTATTTTTTCTTTTTTTGTGAATTTTGTTTCGACAAATTTAAAAAAATGTTTTTGTCCAATCCATACTATTTCACCATATTTGAAACGTTAAAAGGTAAATCATTGAACGAAGCATGTTAAGGAACACCACGCGACTCATTATTTCCGGGTTCTTTTTGAGCCTTTCCTTTATGTCGACCGCCCAAATAATCTGGCCGGGAGACGTAAACAACAATGGTGTTGTAAATGGTATCGATGTTTTATTCGCCGGGATTGCCTATGGAAGTGATGGGCCAGAAAGACCGGACGGCAGTTCCGACTGGGAAGGACAGCCTGCAGGAGATTCGTGGAGCGATAATTTTCCCGGTGGCCTCAACTTTGCCTATGCAGACTGTGATGGCAACGGTGAGGTGGAAGAAGATGACATTGAAGTGACCATAAAAAATAATTTTTTTCTGACACACGGTACCCTTGTTCCCGATGAGTATAGTAATGGCATACCGGGACAAGCCCCCCCCGTGCGGCTGATGCCCCAAAACACAAATGTATCAACAGGCCAGTCAATTCTTTTTGACCTCTGGCTTGGAGACGAGGAGCACCCTGTTCAGGATTTTTACGGCATAGCCATTTCGATGAAATACAATCCGGATTTCATCCTGGGAGGAAGCTGGGATTTTGACGAGACGAATAACGCCTGGTTCGACCCTTCTGAGGACCACTCCAGATATTTGCTGGCCGTGGATGAATCAGCAGGTAAAATTGAACTGGCCATAACAAGAACCGACCAGCACACCACCACCGGCTCAGGAAAGGTCGGGGAATTGTCCATCGTGATCGAAGACATTGTCTTTGGCCTCCAGGATACCTTAAACATCCAAATTGAAAACATACGGATGATCGATAAGGACTTTAACAACTTATCAGTTGTCCCTGACAGCACCTTTGTCATCATATCGACTCCCAATCAAATCGAAGAAACCGTACAACAAGCTGAAGTAACCGTTTTCCCCAATCCGGGCAACGGCCACTACCAAATAACATCCAATCAAACCATCACCAGGCTTGAACTGACAGACCTCACGGGAAGAAGCATTCCCTTTTCGGCTACAATTCAACCCGGTAACCTTAAAACAAACCTCACAATCAACGGGTATTATCCCGAATCCCAGTTATATCTCCTAAAAATCGTTACGGAAAAGGAGATTATTGTAAAAAGAATTATACAATCTGACAAATAAACACAAGTACTCACTCAAACCATTGAAAATGTGTTTTCGGAGAGGGATTTTCCCTCTCCGAATAATTGAATGAATTAAAAGACAAAGTTGATGACCCAAAGAGCAATCATCTTATTAATAATTACCTCGGCAGCAGGGCTGCTGTCTAGTTCAAACAAGCCCGTTTGGACCAGTCAGCGTAATGTATATGATGTATTGTGGGCAGCCGGGGTAGAAAAGCCGGGCCATTGGATCGATTTCAACGAAAAAATGGTTAAACGGGGGGAAGAAATCGTTAAAACGGGCCGGACCACAGGTCCCGGCGGCCTAAAAAGCCAATATGTCAGCCAATATTATACCTGTCTGGCGTGCCACAATATTGAACAGGAAGACCCTGACCTGAGAGAAAGTAACCCTGATACAAGATTGCCTTATGTAAAAGAAAAAGACATTCCCTTTTTACAGGGCACCACCTTCAAAGGGATCGTAAACCGTGAAAGTTGGTACAATGATGATTACCTCAAAAAATACGGGGAGGAAATGGTTCAGAAAGCACATAATAGTCTACGTGAGTCCATTCAGCTTTGTGCCGAACAGTGTTCTCAGGGACGCAAAATGAAACCATGGGAACTCGATGCCGTTTTAGCCTACTTCTGGTCGCTTCAATACAACCTTGAAGATCTTGGTTTTACGGAGAAAGATTATGAAAAACTGGCCATGCTGGAAAAAAATCCTAAGGAAACGAAGGAAGAACTGGTCCAATGGATCAGGAGCTTTTACAGCCAGAAATCTCCAGCTCATTTTTTTGATGCCCCGGACGATTTGGATAAAGGTTACAGCATGAAAGGCAATGCTGACACTGGAGAAACCATTTACGACCAGAGTTGTATGCACTGCCACTCCTCAAACAATGTTACACGTTTTATCATCGATGAAGAAAAAACCAACTTTAATTTCCTCAAAAACAACATGGTCAACAAAGACTCTGGTTTTTCCCTTTACCATATCATCCCGTACGGCACTTATGCCACGCCGGAACACAAGCCCTACATGCCCCTTTACCCACTGGAACGAATGAGCAAACAACAAGTGGAAGACCTGAGAGCCTACATTGAAAAAATGGCCCAATGAGGGCTCAAAAACAATAGCAACAAAACCTATGGGTTTCTTTAAAAAAATAGGATTTATCACCACCGCGGGAATGCTCCTTTTGCATGCCCTGGTTCCTCATTTCCACCAGGAACAATTGTCCTATGAAGCCCATCAAAGCCTACATAAAGCAGCCAATGACCATCTTGTCGATTTTCTAAAATTTACCTTCCACGAAAATGCAGGCGGTACCGAATTTTGGTCAATGGGAGAAAACCCGACCGAAGTTCATTTTGACTTGGAGGGCGTTGCAACCCTGGGGAAAGCCTCCTTGGCACCATATGAAATAAAGAAAGGAAAAGGTGGCATCAAAATGTATTCCGGATTAGGAATACCCAAAACTGATTTTATTTTCACTACTGGCGGGTTGAGGGCTCCTCCCGCCATTCATGATTTTTACCAGGTTTCAAATTTTATTTAACTAAAAAACTATGTAAAATCATGGATGCAACACATTTTCATCTGGCGTTGACGCACTTCCCAATAGTGGGAACCCTCATTGGAGCCGGCATTTTGGGTTTTGGACTATTTTTCAAAAATGATGCGCTGAAAAAATCGGCCTTGATCCTGTTCATATTAATGGGAATAATCACCATCCCGGTATTCCTCACGGGAGAAGGAGCCGAGGAAACGGTTGAAAATTTTGCCGGAATTTCGGAAAACATCATTGAAACCCACGAGAACCTGGCCAAAATAACCATTTGGTTCATGGGTGCTTTAGGAATTATTTCAATGATTAGTCTTTTTGCCATGGTAAAAAAATTGTCCATGTCCAGGATTCTGGTGCTGCTGACCTTTATCGTATCCCTGGCCACGATGGGTTTATTCTTAAAAGTAGGCAATACGGGCGGACAAATTCGCCATGCTGAAATCAGAAGTAATACAACCGTCCAGCAGGGGGAAGGCAACAATGGAGCTAAGGAATCGCGCGATATGGATGATGACGATTGAATTTTAAATGATCTTTAATTATAAAAGTAACAGCCGTTTTAACCGACGGTTGTTACTTTCACTCCAATTTTCCATAAACAAAAAAACAGAAAAAATCCTAAACGTTAGGCAAGGCTATATTAGAATTATTATAATTAACGGATTCGTTTTTATTCGATATATTTCAATGTTACCTTTATAGTCACATTGGAAAAATTGGAAAAGGAAGCTTGTTATGAACAAAACAGTACATAGAATTTACATCAGCGTAATGGTATTGATTATCATTGCTGCCACCATTTATCTCATTTATACGGGCATCAATTATTACAATACACCGCTGGAAGAAAGGTTTTACCATCCGCGACACGATTGGTTTAAGCCCAGCGGAGCTTATGGCCATGGTTTGGGTATTATCGGCACCCTGATGATCCTGTTCGGTGTAGTGATTTACATTGCCCGGAAACGATATAATTTCATGTCTAAAGTAATTCGACTTAAGTACCTGCTTGAGTTCCACATTTTCCTTTGTACCTTAGGACCGATCCTCGTTCTTTTTCACACCGCCTTCAAATTTGGAGGTATTGTTTCCATTGCATTCTGGAGCATGGTGGCCGTTGTAGCCAGCGGAGTGGTCGGGAGATTCATCTACATCCAGATACCACGCACCATTGAGGGAAGGGCACTAAGCCTAAACGAAGTTAAAAGCATGAAGACTGATTTTACCAATTCGTTCAATGAAGCCTTCAATCTGGATATGAAAACGAAGCTACTTATTGTCAACACAACCCGGGAAGTAAGTGATGACAAAAGCAATGCTTCCCTGGTGGCCAATTATTTTAATGGCAGAAGAACCATAAAAACAATAAACACGGCACTTAAAGAGGTCCAATTGCCCAAAAAAGACCGTATTTCTATTCTCAAAATGGTGAAAAATGAAATTTCCCTGTCGGGAAGGATCGCCAGATTGCAGACGATGCAAAATCTCTTCAAATACTGGCACGTTGCTCACCTTCCATTTGCCCTGATTATGCTCATCATCGTGATTATTCACGTGGGCATTACCCTGGCCTTTGGATACAAATGGATTTTCTAATGGAAGTGCTGATTGAACAAATATTGATTTACGGGCTGGCGATAATTGTTTGCGCCATTACCGTTTTTTATTATTTAAAAAAACAGAAAAAAACCTCGGTTATTACCGAAAAGAAGGTGGCCATCGCCAAGGAAGAAGGCCTATTTGAACCGGTTTCCCTGCATCCTTACATTGATCTAAACACCTGCATTGGAAGTGCCGCCTGTATTGAGGACTGCCCTGAAAAAGACATTTTGGGCATCATTAACGGCAAAGCAACGGTAATCAAGGCCTCCAACTGTATAGGGCACGGCGCCTGCTTCCACGCCTGCCCCGTAGAAGCCATATCCCTTCGGATCGGAACAGAAACAAGGGGAGTCGACCTGCCGCACGTCAATGAAACGTTTGAGACCAATATCAAAGGCATTTATATCGCCGGCGAACTCGGTGGAATGGGGCTGATCAAAAACAGTGTGGAACAAGGGCATCAGGCGCTGGGTTATATTGCCAAAAACAAAAAGGAAGCCCGGCCTGGGGTAATCGATGTAGTCATTGTAGGGGCCGGACCTGCAGGAATTTCGGCTACCCTTGCCGCAAAGCAGCACGGGATGACCAGTCTCACCCTGGAACAGGATTCTCTCGGCGGAACGGTATATACCTTTCCAAGGGCAAAAATTGTCATGACCTCGCCCATGGATCTTCCGCTTTACGGCAAGGTAAAACTCTTTGACACCAACAAAGATGAATTGCTTAATCTCTGGCTCGAAGTGATCTCTAAACACAACCTGAAAATAAACGAACACACTAAAGTAGAGGCCATCATACCCCAAGCCGACGGTACTTTCAAAGTGGTAACCGACAAAGGAGAAACATATATTTGCAACAATGTATTGCTCGCTATTGGACGCAGAGGAACTCCCAGAAAATTGAATGTCCCGGGAGAAAATCTGCAAAAGGTGGCTTACCGTCTTTTAGAGCCGGAACGCATTAAAGGAAAAAAGATCATTGTAGTAGGTGGTGGCGATTCGGCTATAGAATCTGCGCTGTTGCTGAAAGATGAAAACGAAGTTATCCTGTCTTACCGGAGCGACAAATTTTCCCGGTTAAAACCCAAAAACAAAGCAAAAGTGTCGG carries:
- a CDS encoding NAD(P)-binding domain-containing protein, with translation MEVLIEQILIYGLAIIVCAITVFYYLKKQKKTSVITEKKVAIAKEEGLFEPVSLHPYIDLNTCIGSAACIEDCPEKDILGIINGKATVIKASNCIGHGACFHACPVEAISLRIGTETRGVDLPHVNETFETNIKGIYIAGELGGMGLIKNSVEQGHQALGYIAKNKKEARPGVIDVVIVGAGPAGISATLAAKQHGMTSLTLEQDSLGGTVYTFPRAKIVMTSPMDLPLYGKVKLFDTNKDELLNLWLEVISKHNLKINEHTKVEAIIPQADGTFKVVTDKGETYICNNVLLAIGRRGTPRKLNVPGENLQKVAYRLLEPERIKGKKIIVVGGGDSAIESALLLKDENEVILSYRSDKFSRLKPKNKAKVSEALADQSLKIMFNSNLTEIEPKTVKIKVDGNQQSLENDLVYIFAGGELPTKFLENAGVKISKRFGYIMKKHK
- a CDS encoding cytochrome c, whose protein sequence is MTQRAIILLIITSAAGLLSSSNKPVWTSQRNVYDVLWAAGVEKPGHWIDFNEKMVKRGEEIVKTGRTTGPGGLKSQYVSQYYTCLACHNIEQEDPDLRESNPDTRLPYVKEKDIPFLQGTTFKGIVNRESWYNDDYLKKYGEEMVQKAHNSLRESIQLCAEQCSQGRKMKPWELDAVLAYFWSLQYNLEDLGFTEKDYEKLAMLEKNPKETKEELVQWIRSFYSQKSPAHFFDAPDDLDKGYSMKGNADTGETIYDQSCMHCHSSNNVTRFIIDEEKTNFNFLKNNMVNKDSGFSLYHIIPYGTYATPEHKPYMPLYPLERMSKQQVEDLRAYIEKMAQ
- a CDS encoding T9SS type A sorting domain-containing protein, producing MLRNTTRLIISGFFLSLSFMSTAQIIWPGDVNNNGVVNGIDVLFAGIAYGSDGPERPDGSSDWEGQPAGDSWSDNFPGGLNFAYADCDGNGEVEEDDIEVTIKNNFFLTHGTLVPDEYSNGIPGQAPPVRLMPQNTNVSTGQSILFDLWLGDEEHPVQDFYGIAISMKYNPDFILGGSWDFDETNNAWFDPSEDHSRYLLAVDESAGKIELAITRTDQHTTTGSGKVGELSIVIEDIVFGLQDTLNIQIENIRMIDKDFNNLSVVPDSTFVIISTPNQIEETVQQAEVTVFPNPGNGHYQITSNQTITRLELTDLTGRSIPFSATIQPGNLKTNLTINGYYPESQLYLLKIVTEKEIIVKRIIQSDK